Proteins encoded together in one Papaver somniferum cultivar HN1 unplaced genomic scaffold, ASM357369v1 unplaced-scaffold_21, whole genome shotgun sequence window:
- the LOC113339335 gene encoding uncharacterized protein LOC113339335, whose amino-acid sequence MGTGFQHFGFISDPSSNVFEHLSNVNQVGRAGVGDCTSTILCLDSPGASTSFFSNSKEVKNQWSMIDGYKGPGGGGECSLVPGLGRPSSPTDSKGSGETVCTASSAAKETEESSVGIDLEISLHSGNKKSHPKTSSTSETRKAPGGKKPMFDLNLSLFSEPGESNITSVILSPGVDKTNLDTPLMVNGVPVGDIDSPSSCRDHGNCLLSSGTVHKANAIFGSTTLGNVDLGTVAPDYSSTMVTAANSSVSCSSGLSQHRSASSKVCKFQGCQKGARGASGLCIAHGGGRRCQKTGCHKGAEGRTVYCKAHGGGRRCQFLGCTKSAEGRTDLCIAHGGGRRCTHEGCSRAARGKSGLCIRHGGGKRCQIEDCPKSAEGLSGLCISHGGGRRCHFPECTKGAQGSTMFCKAHGGGKRCSVFGCTKGAEGSTPFCKAHGGGKRCTFEGGGVCPKSVHGGTLFCVAHGGGKRCAIPDCTKSARGRTDFCVRHGGGKRCKFQGCDKSAQGSTDFCKAHGGGKRCLWGQPGTEFAIPDASQCDRFARGKPGLCSAHSALVQDKCVHGGGTLLPTFFDPKPSGSSKMTVEDMNVDVLKMRMAGSHESFNPIGFGDPSSSLYSPPQVQFPMGSITLPEGRVHGGALMAMALFGKSIIPNNEAGTSSYVAPPYNRM is encoded by the coding sequence ATGGGAACTGGGTTTCAACATTTCGGATTTATCAGTGATCCGTCTTCAAATGTATTTGAGCATCTGAGCAATGTCAATCAAGTTGGAAGAGCTGGAGTCGGTGATTGTACAAGCACTATTTTGTGTCTGGATTCACCTGGTGCTTCTACTTCTTTCTTTTCCAACTCTAAAGAAGTGAAGAACCAGTGGAGTATGATTGATGGATATAAGGGCCCCGGGGGTGGAGGTGAATGTTCTTTGGTTCCTGGGCTTGGGCGGCCATCTAGTCCGACTGACAGTAAGGGAAGTGGTGAGACTGTTTGCACTGCTTCATCAGCAGCAAAAGAAACTGAAGAGTCCTCAGTGGGTATCGATTTGGAAATTAGTCTTCATAGTGGTAACAAAAAGAGCCACCCTAAAACAAGCTCCACCAGTGAAACTAGAAAGGCACCAGGGGGTAAGAAACCGATGTTTGACCTCAACTTATCCCTCTTTTCAGAACCAGGTGAATCTAATATTACCAGTGTCATTTTGAGCCCAGGTGTTGATAAGACTAATTTAGATACGCCACTTATGGTTAATGGGGTTCCTGTTGGAGACATTGACTCACCATCTTCTTGTCGGGATCATGGTAATTGTTTGCTTTCATCTGGTACAGTGCATAAGGCAAATGCTATTTTTGGAAGTACTACTCTTGGCAATGTTGATCTGGGAACTGTAGCTCCAGACTACTCATCAACCATGGTAACCGCAGCGAATAGCTCAGTTTCCTGTTCATCAGGGCTAAGTCAGCATCGCAGTGCTAGCTCCAAAGTGTGTAAATTTCAAGGATGCCAGAAAGGAGCAAGAGGGGCTTCTGGCCTCTGTATTGCCCATGGAGGTGGCCGGAGGTGTCAAAAAACAGGGTGCCACAAAGGAGCTGAGGGTCGAACAGTTTACTGCAAAGCCcatggtggtggtcggcggtgccAATTTTTAGGGTGTACAAAGAGTGCTGAAGGACGCACAGATTTGTGTATTGCCCATGGTGGTGGCAGAAGATGCACCCACGAAGGTTGTTCCCGAGCTGCTAGAGGGAAATCTGGTTTGTGTATTCGTCATGGAGGTGGCAAAAGATGTCAGATTGAAGATTGTCCCAAGAGTGCAGAAGGGTTATCTGGTCTTTGCATCTCCCATGGAGGTGGTCGGCGCTGCCACTTTCCTGAATGCACCAAAGGGGCACAAGGAAGCACAATGTTCTGCAAGGCCCATGGCGGGGGCAAGCGGTGCTCAGTTTTCGGGTGCACAAAGGGAGCTGAAGGAAGCACACCTTTTTGTAAAGCTCATGGTGGAGGAAAAAGGTGTACTTTCGAAGGAGGCGGGGTATGTCCCAAGAGTGTTCATGGAGGTACTCTTTTCTGTGTGGCTCACGGAGGTGGAAAGAGATGTGCTATACCAGATTGCACTAAGAGTGCAAGAGGTAGGACAGATTTCTGTGTCCGCCATGGTGGAGGCAAGAGATGCAAGTTTCAAGGATGTGATAAGAGTGCTCAAGGCAGCACTGACTTCTGCAAGGCACATGGTGGAGGGAAAAGATGTTTGTGGGGACAGCCTGGGACAGAGTTTGCCATTCCAGATGCTTCTCAGTGTGACAGGTTTGCTAGGGGAAAGCCTGGTCTCTGTTCTGCTCACAGTGCCTTAGTGCAAGACAAGTGTGTTCACGGTGGTGGGACCCTTCTACCAACTTTCTTTGATCCTAAACCTAGCGGTTCCAGTAAAATGACTGTTGAAGACATGAATGTTGATGTTCTGAAGATGCGGATGGCTGgcagtcatgaaagtttcaaccCAATAGGATTTGGAGATCCTTCGAGTTCTTTGTACTCTCCTCCTCAGGTTCAGTTCCCGATGGGGTCAATCACTCTCCCTGAAGGTAGGGTTCATGGTGGCGCTCTAATGGCAATGGCATTGTTTGGTAAAAGCATCATCCCCAATAACGAGGCAGGGACATCATCATATGTGGCACCACCATACAACAGGATGTAA